From Penaeus monodon isolate SGIC_2016 unplaced genomic scaffold, NSTDA_Pmon_1 PmonScaffold_732, whole genome shotgun sequence:
GTGGTTTATGCTGTCGCTGTGCTCATCCCCCGGGGTGAACCCGTGGGGGTGTTCGtggggggctcccattttccccaTTGGACCCGGGTTCAGTACCACCCTCTCGGAGTCTTGGCCAACgcggggaagagatgggggggtacCCCccgggctcctttggtttagggaggggAAACTATGGTAGCACTTTTTCCGCTCGGGGtagaggggaaattttccccggaCTTGTTGATGATTTTTCGGAATGCAAGCTCCCTACCATCCCAGGGGGGGACAAGGGTACAATCCCGTCTCGCCCGGGCTGGTTGCAACGGCTTTGGTGCATCTTTTATTccctcaagaaaagaaaaatgtctgATTTTATGGGGTTCGGCTGCCTTCCTGATGTGAGCGTCTGTCTTTTTTTAGGCTTTTCTTGTCTTCCCCTCAGTTGGGCTGGCaaactgtcgctgctcgttctcgcagaaatCTTGGCCGcctgtggtgtgggggtgtggggcgtGCATCTGGGGCTGAGGGGcgggtggctcgcttgacccgttcccAAATAGCTCTGGAGGGGGGTAGGGTGATCGAAAGACTCCCCATTCCCACCCTTTTCCTGCCTCCCCTCTGGGGCatttttccttggcatccctgaagCCCCCCTTAggaggctaggttgtcggggttctttcccttgggaaaattttttcgcacatttttaccctgtggttgacccccTAATCCGTCATTGAGTACCAGGCGTCCTTTGCTCCTAACCCGGGCCAGTTTTGGGGATGGTCATGAGCTGCCTCATCAAAGGGATTTACAAGTCTGGGTTgtacacttccacattttcgctctgtgtgggttcattctTCTCAGACCGGGCCCCGGCGCCTGGAACCCTttccagttggccttgtctgttttccatcttttattcGGTCGTGGTTTTCGGCTGGCCCCCTATCCATGAGGGGTTTTATAGTGCCCAAAAAGGGCCCAGTGATGGTCTCATCGCACCCACCATCCTCTCCACCGGTCGCGTGGCCGGGTGAGGTCTAGGCCCCTCCTCTACATGCTTGGCtccggctgttgaggagagcgtctCGGGGAATTCTGAGCACTTGCTTGTACGGCCACCGCACCGGGGCCTGCAGGGGGcccggatggggtggtgtgcattgaactccccctatgatcacccgtcgtgtgctgcggaagcacatacctggctatgtctaagctactacagtgtggcctgctgtaccgTTTTCAAATTTTAGGgggcccccggccagttgaatccgacggcaagagattcaaaatCTTCtcccagtgcggtgcatcggctattgcggagcaggggaaatttttgcttcaccaggtcatcaggcctcttttgccatcgggaaagggcagcgcgtagacgtgatacccgagaAGCGCAGCTTCCGCCGATAATTCTCCTGGGGCATGacatgtcaatgctccttgacgCACTTTGCGTGGAGGATGGGACTCCTTGGGAGAACCacgatgttccactgcagaatcttagattgcgtgtcatgatgttctAATTTATATTACATCAAGACTCGTCCACTTCGGGTTTACGGTCGGATCTGACAAACCCCTTGTGGATCCTCACTCTTGAGCGTCTCTTTCGGGTGTCACCCCATCCCCGATccctgggggggggagagcctttggtagcttgacttttcgtctttgggttTTTCTCTGGCCCGGGTGTTTTTGCATTGGGTGGCCTtgctgggcaggctcagcttctttgTTCGGGTTGTGGGACTGATCAGCCCGGTTAGGGGTTGCCTGTGAGGGCTAGCCTGGCTGCTCTGCCCGTGAGGGGATAGcctgggttggggagggggggggagtctcgacctggctGAGGGGGAAGGTTGGGCTGATTTGggcccttctccacttccttccctttatgcttttcacagtctgtttgagtTCGTCATGGccatcgactgccttatccgcctcttccccgTCCCCGGACAAAGGgtctgccactgctgtgactgcACAGTGATCAGGTCgaatgtccccctcgtcgaagaacattcTTCTGGGGCTGGGGGGACCGTGGGTTTGTTTGGGAAACCTTTCTTCCCGTGGTTCCcctcacttgctttacttggggggaaaccccttttcggGGATCTCCGggttttggctgggggggggcttccttcctctttggaGTCGGAaaccctttttgcttttgtttcccccccccagataggtgcctggggggcaggaacaaagtctggtcgcttcttacaacctcttgccgtttgaggggccccccttttcccgacAGAAAGCAGGCTCCAGGGGTGAGCCTCTTGGCACGTTAGGACATTTGCGTtggtccttcttttttttctttatgtgccttTAGCACACCCCCGGTATTTTTGTACCTTGCTacaacaccacattttggcttggctgtacgtTACCTgggggtgtccgtacttctggcacttgaaaaaaCCGAAGTGGTTCGGCACATAATGCGTAGGGGGTAGGTtcccccagttacccagataaaggggggagcttgggctacctttctgGTCACCCCGGACTTGCCTGGttgagtcttccccttcgacaatcgggaagcctccacccTGTGGGTGtgttgctatcacctccacatcgtatgagactgagaagaaaATCACCATCttgctctcttctcctcggggttcagtggcgagaggctcactttcctcccatctttagctccttgtctcctgcaggaaaaaaagggggggcttttatCTTTGGGCACAATGATCATCCCgactcgcgcaacccggatcgacagccgttttgcgctggctctccatgcccctttccccttttgggaggCAAGTCGAAACCTTCGGGGTTTAaagggaccttaaattgcggggaAAAACCTTGGGGGTTCCAGATcgcctcagagtcggtctccggcctcggccgttttgGGCCGCCCTTTCGACTTTGGGGCTTGCTCTGGGGGcccgctgtttcggctggttaGCTGGCGCTCctattcagtcagtggggtcgtctgaggggggctcagggaCCCTTTCCCGGGCTGGGGCTGCCTgggggggccagcacgagagtccatctgttggacaaacTGGGGACAGACTTTTGTCATGTTTTTCGTCTTGCCGCCATCTTTGGGGCAGGGATGACAGTTCATCCTtgctcggggggttttttttccacccGAGGCACGTAAgggttcagggtggctgccgtggctGGGCTTGCACGGGGTTTGCAAAATAAGGGCTGTCTGTGGGGGTTTTGATTTGAATTTTCCCTATATTTGGGAgtttcatccactcacgcccccccaccacggagtccaacaaaggGGGAAACAGAGTGCTGAACCAAGTCTAAAGCAACGGGTGATGAGTGGGTATACGCAGCCCCAAATTTGCCAAATTTCACTGGTAcccggacggtgtgggtaccacggcagcatgactgcttgacctcCTCccgaggagaccagccgattgacctgacccgGGGTGGATCagggccgcctgtcttgccagaataaggggccaaaaaggcgtgttgctagccgcgggGGACTCGTCACGGCATcctcaacccccaggactcccgtctcccgctCACAAGGGTGCCCCGCAAAAAGGGAAACATGGGTAGGGGACAAAACCCCTGTACTGAAATTTTTTCCCGGTGCTCCTTTTTTTACCCACGATatttacgacgaaatcctcgtcccccccaCGGGGAGAGGccatcacggatgacctgggacccCCACTTGACCGATTTAAACATCCGGAAAGGTCCATGTAGGTTCTGAAGAGATCCCCTTTAAACGGTGAGGCGCCACCCTACTGCCCCCCCGCGAGCTCCAGTAAACCTCATAAAAGGACAGCAGCCCAAGAgaacttgacatctcgccccaAATCATCCAGGGGATTTTATCTACAAATCTTGGGCCCGAGGTTTTTGGGGTTCCCTTTCAGCCTGGGGCGCTGTCGGTTTCCTCTGGTAATGTAGCCCGGGCTTCCCTTCCGTCCCCCCGCACTCCCCCGGCGATCAGGGCCCCTGCCTTCGTCGGGCTTGTGCCCGcgctcctccccacccctctactcccggtagcttctccggctCCCCTGGGGCGGGCCTCCTCAGGCGTGCCTGGGCAGGCAGTCCCCCGGGCATGTCCTCGGCGGCAGCCCCTCCGGGGTGCCCTGGGCAGTGCTCCCCCCGGGGGTGTCTGGGCAGGcatcctccggggtgtcctcggcgcgGGCAGCCCCTCCGGGGTGTCCTGGGCATCAGCTCCTCGGGCGTGCCCTGGGCAGGcactcctccggggtgtcctcggcgggcagctcctccgggcgcgtcctgggcaggtaaCTCATCCGGCGCGCCGGGGCAGGCAACGACTCCCCGGGGCGCGCCCGGGCGGGCGACGACTCACCCGGGGCGCTCCTGGCAGGCGACGCTCATCCGTGCGACTTCGGCAGTAGCCCTTCGACAGCCCGATCTCACCAtccccttgggcgggcatccccgCCAACGGTCGTTGGGGTGCCATCCCGCACCCACCATTTTCCAAGCGGGGCTGCATTGGGGGGCTAAAATCCTCCgcttacgtgcagtcgctggcaTGGTGTTCACTGTCGGCTGGGCTTCCTCGACCgccctgcttcttccgacggccctTCCCCGGGGGTCTCTTCGCTTATGTCCGTCTTG
This genomic window contains:
- the LOC119571652 gene encoding proline-rich proteoglycan 2-like — encoded protein: MAPQRPLAGMPAQGDGEIGLSKGYCRSRTDERRLPGAPRGTPEELMPRTPRRGCPRRGHPGGCLPRHPRGEHCPGHPGGAAAEDMPGGLPAQARLRRPAPGEPEKLPGTALILQTPCKPSHGSHPEPLRASGGKKTPRARMNCHPCPKDGGKTKNMTKVCPQFVQQMDSRAGPPRQPQPGKGSLSPPQTTPLTE